In Oscillospiraceae bacterium, a genomic segment contains:
- a CDS encoding ABC transporter ATP-binding protein produces MIANIKNVVKRYGDTTALDHLNLDVAEGEILGLLGPNGAGKTTAIRVLCGLVDADAGEVQVFGQRQSVRNLSPRHDIGLVTQEITVFKDLSAIENLRYFGGLYGLRGAELDTNVKEMLEFVGLTERAKKRPGTFSGGMQRRLNIACALVHKPKLVIMDEPTVGIDPQSRNHILESVKKIAQNGTTVVYTSHYMEEVQAICNRIAIMDAGRVIAEGSIDELMNRIQYEDRVRLHAATPSDSLTEELRAISGVKSVTVNDGHYLIISGAGSGNINRIMTVAQRHTSILSVSEDKPSLEDVFLTLTGKRLRDEGEV; encoded by the coding sequence ATGATCGCCAACATCAAAAATGTCGTCAAACGCTACGGCGACACCACTGCGCTAGATCACTTAAATCTCGACGTCGCCGAGGGCGAAATCCTCGGCCTGCTCGGCCCCAATGGTGCCGGCAAAACCACTGCCATTCGCGTACTCTGCGGTCTCGTTGACGCCGATGCCGGCGAAGTGCAAGTCTTCGGCCAGCGCCAAAGTGTGCGCAACCTCAGCCCTCGCCACGACATCGGGCTTGTCACTCAAGAAATCACTGTTTTCAAAGACCTCTCAGCTATTGAAAACCTGCGCTACTTCGGCGGCCTCTACGGCCTGCGCGGCGCCGAACTGGACACCAACGTCAAAGAAATGCTGGAATTTGTCGGGCTCACCGAGCGCGCAAAAAAACGCCCCGGCACATTCTCAGGCGGTATGCAGCGTCGCCTAAATATCGCCTGCGCCCTCGTCCATAAACCAAAACTCGTTATCATGGACGAACCCACCGTCGGCATCGACCCGCAGTCGCGCAACCACATCTTGGAGTCGGTCAAGAAAATTGCCCAAAACGGCACAACAGTCGTATACACTTCCCACTATATGGAAGAAGTGCAAGCCATCTGCAACCGCATCGCCATCATGGACGCAGGGCGCGTCATTGCCGAAGGCAGTATCGACGAATTGATGAACCGCATCCAATACGAAGACCGTGTCCGGCTGCACGCCGCCACCCCGTCCGATTCACTGACCGAGGAACTGCGCGCCATTTCCGGCGTCAAGAGCGTCACAGTCAACGATGGCCACTACCTTATCATCTCCGGCGCCGGCAGCGGCAATATCAACCGTATTATGACTGTCGCACAGCGCCACACCAGCATCCTGTCAGTCTCCGAAGATAAGCCCAGTCTGGAAGACGTGTTTTTGACCCTCACCGGCAAGCGTCTGCGCGACGAAGGAGAGGTGTAA
- a CDS encoding copper amine oxidase N-terminal domain-containing protein, translating to MIKLRKILSVCIVVCMLLPIMVIGMPNVGATILDEAAIVEAQTSSPVLIEMRVNSNQARVRTVVNPSGVMWSNIEKPHIIPENTDLNSTYSSDRADNSLPPDFVAEGSALPMLDIFAEDNDLSSNILRDVEIVPHVNPMPISGHVVVPAGFVSQRLGITPAFNTQTQTATMTYRGITVTMPIGSKAATRTQNGVTMPLVLPVPAILVNNNTMIPARVVLEALGFPAPLWGGTNHTILIATQLTGLGQLMRRFIISVPQICMCLLRACALHLKTPRLTCRLAQHVRCRQ from the coding sequence ATGATAAAATTACGAAAGATTTTGTCCGTTTGCATAGTTGTATGTATGCTGTTGCCGATTATGGTAATAGGTATGCCGAATGTGGGGGCAACTATACTTGACGAAGCGGCAATTGTCGAGGCACAAACTAGTAGCCCGGTTCTTATTGAAATGCGAGTCAATTCTAATCAAGCACGGGTACGTACTGTAGTGAACCCCAGCGGTGTAATGTGGAGTAACATTGAAAAGCCTCATATTATTCCTGAAAATACCGACTTAAATTCAACTTACTCGAGTGACAGGGCAGACAATTCATTGCCGCCGGATTTTGTTGCGGAAGGCTCTGCTTTGCCGATGCTGGATATTTTCGCAGAGGATAATGATTTATCTTCTAATATCTTGCGTGATGTCGAGATAGTGCCTCATGTGAATCCTATGCCTATTTCGGGTCATGTGGTAGTTCCCGCCGGATTTGTATCACAGCGTCTGGGCATAACGCCCGCATTTAATACCCAAACTCAAACGGCAACCATGACATATCGTGGAATCACCGTCACCATGCCCATTGGTTCTAAGGCGGCCACACGCACACAAAATGGCGTGACTATGCCTCTTGTTTTGCCGGTTCCGGCTATACTGGTGAATAATAACACGATGATTCCCGCGCGAGTTGTTCTTGAAGCCTTGGGATTCCCTGCTCCTTTGTGGGGAGGCACAAACCATACCATCCTTATAGCCACGCAGCTTACGGGCTTAGGACAATTGATGCGCCGTTTTATCATCTCAGTGCCGCAAATTTGTATGTGCCTGTTACGCGCGTGCGCGTTACACCTGAAAACGCCACGATTGACATGTCGTTTAGCACAACACGTCAGATGTCGGCAATGA
- a CDS encoding ABC transporter permease, which yields MICTCILPLVFLFVRPFWTDGNMNGISFIMLFLMSGAYLMSLSILTDKADGAVIRILAAPITTRRYLIENLLACMVPLVAQTALISLLGMALHGWSLALSFALFLCYTVLILASVAMAFTWHCIFKRKESSATGFSLLLFLTAFLGGATFPVEAFPGILQYIGAIFPAYWAIRGLESFIENGAMTATYWLSIGALLLFTAAFLLYGGKRRIV from the coding sequence TTGATTTGCACCTGTATACTGCCCCTTGTGTTCTTGTTCGTCCGTCCCTTTTGGACAGACGGGAACATGAACGGCATCTCTTTTATCATGCTTTTCCTTATGAGCGGCGCATACTTGATGAGCTTGAGCATCTTGACTGACAAAGCCGACGGTGCCGTCATCCGCATTCTGGCAGCACCTATCACCACACGGCGGTATCTCATCGAAAACCTCTTGGCATGCATGGTCCCGCTCGTTGCGCAAACTGCCCTGATCTCGCTTTTGGGCATGGCACTGCACGGTTGGAGCCTCGCCCTTTCCTTCGCGCTTTTTCTGTGCTATACTGTACTCATATTGGCATCAGTCGCCATGGCATTCACCTGGCACTGCATCTTCAAGCGCAAAGAAAGCAGTGCCACTGGATTCAGCCTGCTATTGTTCTTGACTGCCTTCTTAGGTGGCGCGACATTCCCCGTCGAAGCCTTCCCCGGCATCTTGCAGTATATCGGCGCCATCTTCCCGGCATATTGGGCCATCCGCGGGCTGGAATCATTCATTGAAAACGGTGCCATGACGGCAACCTACTGGCTGTCTATCGGTGCTCTGTTACTCTTCACAGCGGCGTTCTTATTATACGGAGGAAAGCGCAGAATTGTATGA
- a CDS encoding GerAB/ArcD/ProY family transporter: MNQAVKTKTISAQQLFALLIVTRLSVIFTETFAEARMDTALLANAVLSSLGLLMLLLPVIILRHFAPEENVLQVLHRIYGIAFAALAGIGMIVYFVFMTALYDARFGYFARTAINPTISVRWLTVILLLACVYLACRGSEALARAAVILAPILLLAFGLIVFLSRQFSHADMLARGTLTPFNIGVLRNLSANAAVAAIGLFLPQVKGSLGKAMIVYAAVAAAITVIVAYMLVTVFGSFAQTLLFPFYTMASLRNDLTFFHPNVVMAVVWLLGHLVQIAVMLVAVMLIVRYFAPNWRKSIIVGGTAAVAAAASWGLNLHDSLYRYEAALRWAGWAFLVVGVGVPLVAMFGTVVKRKDVGA; this comes from the coding sequence ATGAATCAAGCTGTCAAAACCAAAACAATCAGCGCGCAGCAGCTTTTCGCGTTGTTGATCGTCACGCGATTAAGCGTGATTTTCACAGAAACATTTGCCGAGGCACGTATGGACACCGCGTTGCTTGCCAACGCAGTGTTAAGTTCGCTCGGACTGCTCATGTTGTTGCTGCCTGTGATTATTTTACGACATTTTGCGCCGGAAGAGAATGTGTTGCAAGTGCTACACCGCATATATGGCATTGCGTTTGCTGCACTTGCGGGCATTGGCATGATTGTCTATTTTGTGTTTATGACGGCTTTATATGATGCACGATTCGGATATTTTGCGCGAACGGCCATCAACCCAACCATTTCTGTGCGTTGGCTGACAGTGATTTTGTTGCTGGCGTGCGTCTATTTGGCATGTCGCGGCTCAGAGGCATTGGCGCGGGCAGCGGTGATTCTGGCGCCGATTTTGTTGTTGGCGTTTGGTTTAATTGTTTTTCTCTCGCGGCAGTTCTCTCATGCTGATATGCTGGCACGCGGAACGCTCACACCGTTTAACATTGGCGTGTTGCGCAACCTTTCCGCAAATGCTGCTGTAGCTGCAATTGGGTTGTTTTTGCCACAAGTCAAGGGGAGTCTGGGCAAGGCAATGATTGTTTACGCTGCTGTAGCAGCGGCGATTACTGTCATTGTCGCTTATATGCTGGTCACGGTGTTCGGCAGCTTCGCGCAAACGTTGCTTTTTCCGTTTTATACGATGGCGTCGCTCCGTAATGACTTGACTTTTTTTCACCCCAATGTTGTCATGGCTGTGGTATGGTTGTTGGGACATTTGGTGCAAATTGCCGTAATGCTCGTTGCCGTGATGCTGATTGTGCGGTATTTTGCGCCTAATTGGCGTAAGAGCATCATTGTCGGCGGAACGGCGGCTGTTGCCGCGGCGGCATCGTGGGGATTGAATTTGCATGATAGTTTGTATCGATATGAGGCGGCGTTGCGGTGGGCAGGTTGGGCGTTTCTCGTTGTTGGCGTGGGAGTGCCGTTGGTGGCTATGTTTGGAACAGTTGTTAAGCGAAAGGATGTGGGAGCATGA
- a CDS encoding response regulator transcription factor codes for MKLLIVDDDALIRKSLSLTLARESDITVVGTAADGAEALELCETLSPDILLMDIRMPGMDGIAATRLIKQRCPHISIMMLTTFDDKPNIQQALAAGADGYLIKTDKITAIAGKLRVMLDGVGVLGADVLKKLAAQENPALAQLTQRERDIARLVAQGLTNKDIAAQLYLSEGTVRNNIVVIMEKLNVTNRTQLGIAYYQQ; via the coding sequence ATGAAACTGCTCATTGTTGACGACGACGCTCTCATCCGCAAAAGCTTATCACTCACCCTCGCACGCGAAAGTGACATCACTGTTGTTGGCACTGCTGCAGACGGCGCTGAGGCGTTAGAGTTATGCGAAACTCTTTCGCCCGACATTCTGCTGATGGACATCCGTATGCCCGGCATGGACGGCATCGCCGCCACACGCCTTATCAAGCAGCGCTGCCCGCACATCAGCATCATGATGCTGACCACCTTCGACGACAAGCCAAACATTCAACAGGCGCTCGCTGCAGGGGCTGACGGCTATCTTATCAAGACCGATAAAATCACGGCCATCGCCGGAAAGTTGCGCGTCATGCTCGACGGTGTCGGCGTGCTGGGTGCCGACGTATTGAAAAAACTTGCTGCACAAGAAAACCCCGCTTTGGCGCAACTGACCCAGCGGGAACGCGACATCGCACGCCTTGTAGCACAAGGGCTGACCAATAAAGACATTGCCGCGCAACTCTACCTCAGCGAGGGTACAGTGCGCAACAATATCGTTGTCATTATGGAAAAACTCAACGTCACCAACCGCACGCAGCTGGGCATCGCCTATTATCAGCAATAA
- a CDS encoding DUF3787 domain-containing protein, giving the protein MTDQQIHCKTCGCLHTPGRHITLPSAEVSRVEPDSKTTQPSVEAVEQAKAWVEQGSKL; this is encoded by the coding sequence ATGACCGATCAACAAATCCATTGCAAAACCTGTGGTTGTTTGCATACGCCGGGGCGTCATATTACGTTGCCGTCCGCCGAAGTTTCGCGCGTAGAGCCTGACAGTAAGACGACCCAACCTTCCGTCGAAGCCGTTGAGCAAGCCAAAGCGTGGGTCGAGCAGGGCAGTAAGCTATGA
- a CDS encoding SDR family oxidoreductase — protein MSKIVLITGASSGIGLETAKLLCNRGYTVYGVARREVVHDAINYLQADVTDQAQVDAVVQTIIAREGRLDIVIQSAGFGIAGAVEANSDDEIARQMDVNFNGSVRVLRAVLPIMRVQTSGKIIQLGSVAGHIAIPFQGFYSASKFAIAGLYQSLRLELAPFGIQVAVVEPGDTNTNFAEARIFAETLMQEYQEAMNHAVGVMEKDEACGDSPEKAAKLIAKLCRRKKMPARIVVGVDYKLLCAAKAILPYRLVERILKRKYLQ, from the coding sequence ATGAGTAAAATTGTTTTAATCACCGGTGCGTCATCCGGCATTGGGTTAGAAACTGCCAAATTGCTATGTAACAGAGGTTATACGGTTTACGGTGTTGCGCGGCGTGAAGTGGTGCATGATGCTATCAACTACTTGCAAGCTGATGTTACCGATCAAGCGCAAGTTGATGCAGTCGTGCAGACAATCATTGCGCGCGAAGGACGGCTTGATATTGTCATTCAATCGGCAGGGTTCGGCATTGCCGGTGCGGTTGAAGCCAACAGTGACGATGAGATTGCGCGGCAGATGGATGTTAATTTCAACGGCAGTGTGCGTGTGTTGCGGGCAGTGTTGCCGATTATGCGAGTTCAAACGTCAGGCAAAATTATCCAACTCGGCAGTGTTGCAGGGCATATCGCCATTCCGTTTCAAGGCTTCTATTCGGCATCAAAATTTGCCATTGCGGGATTGTATCAATCGCTGCGGCTGGAACTGGCACCGTTTGGCATTCAAGTGGCGGTTGTCGAGCCGGGCGATACAAATACTAACTTTGCCGAGGCTAGAATTTTTGCCGAAACGCTCATGCAAGAGTACCAAGAGGCCATGAATCACGCTGTTGGTGTGATGGAAAAAGACGAAGCATGTGGCGACAGCCCTGAAAAGGCGGCCAAGTTGATTGCCAAGTTGTGTCGAAGAAAAAAAATGCCAGCACGTATAGTTGTTGGCGTTGATTACAAATTGTTATGTGCAGCAAAAGCAATTTTGCCGTATAGGCTGGTCGAGCGGATTCTCAAACGGAAATATTTACAATGA
- a CDS encoding ABC transporter permease, with amino-acid sequence MSQFTLIFTHYLKRAFRHPVNLLIYIALPLGLAALNMLGAVGMVELTEGADAVTETTAMATFLTMLFMVAFQFFSGEQLIYNIFDDLNQGDMRWRLAATPVPKRAFVNGIVAAGWTFNIIQGIVIVGVMALAFGIYWGNLLILVSVFLLVSVMSQLLAALIALLSKTRKTATIVSNIICFGMMLLSGTLFIPLGDSPVAEFVMQYSSPLPIAFRAILYTTPVLDNMNQAIINLGILVAVTVVLAGAVMAVGRRRKA; translated from the coding sequence ATGAGCCAATTTACACTGATTTTCACCCACTACCTCAAACGCGCCTTCCGCCACCCCGTCAATTTGTTGATATACATCGCCCTGCCTTTGGGATTGGCAGCGCTCAATATGCTGGGTGCCGTCGGTATGGTCGAATTGACTGAAGGTGCCGACGCAGTCACCGAAACCACCGCAATGGCAACCTTCCTCACCATGTTGTTTATGGTCGCCTTCCAGTTCTTCTCGGGCGAGCAGTTGATTTACAACATCTTCGATGACCTCAACCAAGGCGACATGCGCTGGCGGCTCGCCGCTACGCCCGTCCCCAAACGCGCCTTTGTCAACGGCATCGTTGCCGCCGGCTGGACGTTTAACATCATCCAAGGCATCGTCATTGTCGGCGTCATGGCGCTGGCATTCGGCATCTACTGGGGTAACTTGCTCATCCTTGTATCGGTATTCCTGCTTGTATCGGTTATGAGCCAGCTGCTCGCCGCGCTGATTGCACTGCTGAGCAAAACGCGCAAAACGGCAACCATTGTCAGCAACATCATCTGCTTTGGCATGATGTTGCTGAGCGGCACACTCTTCATCCCGCTGGGCGACAGTCCCGTAGCAGAGTTTGTTATGCAATACAGTTCGCCTCTGCCCATCGCGTTCCGCGCCATCCTATACACTACCCCCGTCTTAGATAACATGAACCAAGCGATCATCAACCTCGGCATACTGGTCGCCGTCACCGTAGTATTGGCGGGCGCAGTCATGGCAGTGGGAAGGAGGCGAAAAGCTTGA
- a CDS encoding CatB-related O-acetyltransferase, translating into MRTRLEQVLERYLNGREIAVWGTPTRRLLRVLQGYNWHVADIVDPSKHYVVSVNNDDDNDFEQDEQSKAFYETYDCTNFADEGGELPFEWECHGVPVGRQTYLSQGIVAACRYGFVERIGHFTSINGSADIGCDHQMDMVTTSDDIEHFCTIENRAKFIARHKVDPKHPYAQGKPKITIGNDVWIGANAFINSSKVTSIGDGAIIGAGAVVLEDVPSYAVVVGVPAKVKRYRFTPEMIEVLQRVQWWHWSQGEINANIDTLLSPEEFMERFGHE; encoded by the coding sequence ATGAGAACTCGATTAGAGCAAGTGCTGGAACGCTATCTGAATGGGCGGGAGATTGCCGTATGGGGGACGCCGACACGGCGGCTTTTGCGTGTGTTGCAGGGTTACAATTGGCACGTCGCCGATATTGTTGACCCAAGCAAGCATTACGTTGTCTCCGTCAATAATGACGATGACAACGATTTTGAACAGGACGAGCAGAGCAAGGCGTTTTACGAGACGTATGACTGCACAAACTTTGCCGATGAGGGCGGTGAGTTGCCTTTTGAATGGGAATGTCACGGCGTTCCCGTGGGTAGGCAGACGTATCTCAGTCAAGGCATTGTGGCTGCGTGTCGATATGGTTTTGTTGAGCGCATCGGGCATTTCACTTCTATCAATGGCTCGGCGGATATCGGCTGTGACCACCAAATGGATATGGTCACGACCAGTGATGACATCGAACATTTTTGTACAATTGAGAACAGGGCGAAGTTTATTGCGCGGCATAAAGTTGACCCCAAGCACCCGTACGCGCAAGGCAAGCCGAAAATAACCATCGGCAATGACGTGTGGATTGGCGCTAACGCCTTTATCAACTCGTCAAAAGTGACAAGTATCGGCGATGGCGCGATTATCGGCGCAGGCGCGGTGGTGCTGGAAGACGTGCCGTCGTATGCTGTTGTGGTTGGCGTGCCGGCAAAGGTAAAACGGTATCGTTTTACGCCTGAAATGATTGAGGTTTTGCAGCGCGTGCAGTGGTGGCATTGGAGCCAAGGTGAAATCAACGCCAACATCGATACATTGTTGTCGCCGGAAGAGTTTATGGAGCGGTTTGGACATGAGTAA
- a CDS encoding spore germination protein: MSIQPLRQKIAERFMSPELGVTPAPTQQFPTKLDECVELFKGLYHNSDELIVRRVTVGDQKVVLLHLENLLDRTAITTSILMPMMAMGNGGHKGDDLLQHLEDKVLMSGELQAAEDVDKAITFMANGFLIILVDGGTSALSIGLQGFIVRGLSESQNEVTINGPRESFNEVLPLNMSILRRRMGDTALHFDFITIGKRSRTRVAITYIDGVVPAWMVTQVKERLQKADLQMLLDSSHLRDFLTDRPNGFFQAVGKTDRPDVLLNKLAEGRVGIMVNGTPFALYVPQLFHENFQTVDDYAYPPFYSLFLRVLKMSTFWITLILPGLYVALGTFHPALFPEPMLMLVSQGETATPFPLVVEALLIHIIFEVIREAGIRMPKAIGSAVSLVGALVLGEAAVQAGLITAPMVLLVAITAVGSFVVPGLYEPLSVLRLIFIIAAGIFGIYGVAILFLLTLVNITGVREFGVPFGAPLSPFTLLGQRDTLFRANWRSLGKSTEIPTDMTGSEKPQ; this comes from the coding sequence ATGAGCATACAACCTTTGCGGCAAAAGATTGCTGAGCGATTCATGTCGCCGGAATTGGGGGTAACGCCCGCACCGACTCAACAGTTCCCGACAAAGTTGGATGAATGTGTCGAGCTGTTCAAAGGTCTTTATCATAATTCCGATGAGCTGATTGTCCGCCGCGTGACGGTGGGTGACCAAAAGGTGGTGTTGTTACATTTGGAAAACCTGCTCGACCGCACGGCTATCACGACATCCATCCTTATGCCCATGATGGCGATGGGCAATGGTGGGCATAAGGGCGATGATTTATTGCAACACCTCGAAGATAAAGTGCTTATGAGCGGCGAGTTGCAAGCGGCCGAGGATGTGGATAAGGCGATTACCTTTATGGCCAATGGATTTTTGATTATTCTTGTTGATGGCGGCACAAGTGCACTTTCCATTGGATTACAAGGTTTTATCGTGCGCGGATTGAGCGAAAGTCAAAATGAAGTAACCATCAACGGTCCACGTGAGTCGTTTAACGAGGTGTTGCCGCTCAATATGAGTATTCTGCGTCGACGCATGGGTGATACGGCACTGCATTTCGATTTTATCACCATCGGCAAGCGTAGCCGAACGCGCGTGGCCATCACATACATTGACGGCGTTGTACCGGCGTGGATGGTGACGCAAGTAAAGGAACGGCTGCAAAAAGCCGACTTGCAAATGTTGCTTGATTCCAGTCACTTGCGTGACTTTTTGACCGATCGCCCCAATGGATTCTTTCAAGCTGTAGGCAAGACCGATCGCCCCGATGTGTTGCTGAATAAACTGGCTGAAGGGCGCGTTGGCATCATGGTTAATGGAACGCCATTTGCGTTATACGTACCGCAATTATTTCACGAAAATTTCCAGACAGTTGATGATTACGCTTACCCGCCATTTTATAGCCTTTTCTTGCGCGTGTTGAAGATGTCTACGTTTTGGATTACGTTGATTTTGCCGGGACTATATGTTGCGCTGGGCACATTTCACCCTGCGCTATTCCCTGAGCCCATGCTTATGCTGGTGTCGCAGGGCGAGACGGCAACGCCGTTTCCGCTCGTTGTTGAGGCGTTGTTGATTCACATCATTTTTGAAGTTATACGCGAGGCGGGCATCCGTATGCCGAAAGCCATCGGAAGTGCTGTCAGCCTTGTTGGGGCGTTGGTGTTGGGTGAAGCGGCGGTGCAGGCGGGCTTGATTACCGCGCCGATGGTGCTGCTGGTTGCCATTACCGCCGTCGGATCATTTGTTGTTCCGGGGTTATATGAGCCATTGAGCGTGTTGCGGCTGATTTTTATCATTGCTGCAGGCATTTTTGGCATTTATGGCGTAGCTATCCTCTTCTTGCTGACACTGGTCAACATCACAGGCGTGCGCGAATTTGGCGTACCTTTCGGCGCACCGCTATCGCCGTTTACATTGCTGGGGCAGCGCGACACGCTGTTCCGTGCAAATTGGCGCAGTTTGGGTAAGAGTACGGAAATTCCGACCGATATGACAGGGAGCGAGAAACCGCAATGA
- a CDS encoding pyridoxal phosphate-dependent aminotransferase family protein: MDVFAKCRAFTAAEEARAADIYPFAHEISTRQHSEVMMGGRRTIMLGSNNYLGLTADDRVIAAAREALEEFGSGCSGSRHLNGTLTLHNDLERELAAFFGYEDCVTFSTGFQANLGILSALCGMHDVIFFDNKNHASLYDAARLSFAKVQKYAHNDMDGLEQKLKDAKSDRGKLIVVDGVFSMEGDLCNLPKIVELAERYDARIMVDDSHGIGTMGACGRGVGEHFGLYDKIDVLMGTFSKSFASLGGFMAAPRVVCEYIRHMSRPYIFSASMPPSNVAAVRKALEIMQAEPQLVRQVNDNADYMRHGFERLNIRTTPSQAPIIPVEIGTDEMAFVASRELLRAGVYVNPVVSPAVEEGHSILRTSYTATLTKEQLDFALDGFEVVFKQLGLV, encoded by the coding sequence ATGGACGTATTTGCAAAATGCCGTGCTTTCACGGCGGCCGAAGAGGCGAGAGCCGCCGATATTTATCCTTTCGCGCATGAAATCAGCACTCGCCAGCACTCTGAGGTAATGATGGGCGGGCGGCGTACCATTATGCTGGGTTCAAACAACTATTTAGGTTTGACGGCTGACGATCGCGTTATCGCGGCGGCGCGTGAAGCGTTGGAGGAGTTTGGCTCGGGCTGCTCGGGTTCACGTCATCTCAACGGTACGCTGACGCTGCACAACGATTTGGAACGCGAATTGGCCGCCTTTTTCGGCTATGAAGATTGTGTGACGTTCTCGACAGGGTTTCAAGCCAACTTGGGTATTTTGAGCGCGTTGTGCGGGATGCATGATGTGATATTTTTTGACAACAAGAACCACGCCTCGTTGTATGACGCGGCGCGGCTGTCATTTGCGAAAGTGCAGAAGTATGCGCACAACGATATGGATGGACTTGAACAAAAGCTTAAAGACGCTAAGTCTGACCGAGGCAAATTGATCGTTGTTGATGGCGTGTTTTCTATGGAGGGCGACTTGTGTAATTTACCCAAAATCGTTGAGTTGGCCGAGCGATATGATGCGCGTATTATGGTTGACGACAGCCACGGGATCGGTACGATGGGCGCTTGCGGGCGCGGTGTGGGTGAGCATTTTGGGCTATACGACAAAATTGACGTGCTGATGGGGACATTTAGCAAATCGTTTGCCAGCTTAGGCGGCTTTATGGCGGCACCGCGTGTGGTGTGCGAGTACATACGCCATATGTCGCGGCCGTATATATTCAGTGCATCCATGCCGCCGTCAAATGTCGCGGCAGTGCGCAAGGCGTTGGAAATTATGCAGGCTGAGCCGCAGTTGGTGCGGCAGGTCAATGACAATGCTGACTACATGCGGCATGGGTTTGAACGATTAAATATTCGCACTACACCGAGCCAAGCGCCGATTATTCCTGTGGAAATCGGCACAGATGAAATGGCATTTGTGGCCTCGCGAGAGCTGCTGCGGGCGGGCGTGTATGTCAATCCTGTGGTTTCGCCGGCAGTGGAAGAGGGACATTCGATTTTGCGCACGAGTTATACGGCGACGCTGACCAAAGAGCAGTTGGATTTTGCATTAGATGGGTTTGAGGTTGTGTTTAAGCAGTTGGGGCTGGTATGA
- a CDS encoding histidine kinase codes for MKHHALPNICFWLCKAAGFGLLFAFWLESGAITGFFLFLFLIVMTLLRWRFPILKHTVALDMAACILLSVIWGYPPYFLALPLFSAMYLGAFWVSSGGLYLLFDPHPLLAALYALSALCGLFLGLWKRELHEKLNVRDTAAGRYYELESLQNELTATLAQIERMTAVAERTRIARDIHDNAGHEIVAAYISLQTARAMMVAENTEALELYDAALERLNSGAAKIRETVHNLSAVTSLGVETLQDICRRFPCPSVTFHAYGDTTKIPVYIWNVLEACLSESLTNIARHTAATQVSVNLDTTPHIVRLCIENDGVAGQSSKPPGSGLRNLRHRAVAIGGNLSIDANEATFRVVCVIPFKEDPHETAHC; via the coding sequence ATGAAACACCACGCACTGCCCAACATCTGTTTTTGGCTCTGTAAAGCCGCAGGGTTTGGCCTGTTGTTCGCTTTCTGGCTCGAAAGCGGCGCGATAACAGGCTTTTTCCTGTTTTTGTTTTTAATTGTCATGACGCTGCTGCGCTGGCGTTTTCCCATACTGAAACACACTGTAGCCTTAGACATGGCTGCCTGCATTCTCCTATCCGTAATATGGGGCTACCCACCATATTTTTTGGCATTGCCGCTTTTTTCCGCCATGTATTTAGGCGCTTTTTGGGTATCATCGGGCGGTCTGTACCTGCTTTTCGATCCCCATCCGCTCCTCGCTGCGCTGTATGCTCTCTCAGCATTATGCGGCCTATTTTTAGGGCTCTGGAAACGAGAACTGCACGAAAAGTTAAATGTCCGCGACACCGCGGCCGGTCGTTACTACGAACTCGAAAGCTTGCAAAACGAGCTGACCGCAACACTCGCACAGATCGAGCGTATGACCGCCGTCGCCGAGCGCACCCGCATCGCCCGCGACATACATGACAATGCCGGCCATGAGATCGTGGCCGCCTACATCTCCTTGCAAACAGCGCGCGCCATGATGGTCGCTGAAAACACCGAAGCGCTGGAGCTATACGACGCCGCACTGGAACGTCTCAATAGCGGCGCGGCCAAAATCCGCGAAACCGTCCACAACCTCTCAGCCGTCACATCGCTGGGTGTAGAGACGCTGCAAGACATCTGTCGCCGTTTCCCCTGCCCCAGCGTCACATTCCACGCTTACGGCGACACGACCAAAATACCCGTCTATATCTGGAATGTATTGGAAGCCTGTCTAAGTGAAAGCTTGACCAACATAGCTCGCCATACCGCCGCCACGCAGGTGTCAGTCAATCTGGACACAACGCCGCATATCGTGCGGCTTTGCATAGAAAATGACGGCGTGGCCGGACAGAGTAGCAAGCCGCCTGGCAGCGGCTTGCGAAATCTACGCCATCGTGCCGTCGCCATCGGCGGTAACCTTTCCATCGACGCAAACGAGGCGACTTTCCGCGTCGTCTGCGTTATTCCTTTCAAGGAGGATCCACATGAAACTGCTCATTGTTGA